The sequence ccaacgcTGTAGTAAGGTAGATTCTATGAGACgcgaataccacagtagatctcggcacagtaacGGTCGTAGCACACAGATAAATTAAGGAATAAGAAAAAGTTCTTTGACTTTCATATATTTTGGATCATGGGTTTCCTAGATATTGACAATGATCTTTTGAAATTCAACTACCTATTTCTGGACATGATGGGATCCCAAATTAATTATAGAACCCTCAAGCCTCCACCATTAAGGAGTGGGTCATGCCCAAACTCTCTATACACCCCCCTCTGGCTACACCCTAgtgtgagagattttttttatttgcacacatacgGGTCTTTTGGTTGAGAAACGAATAAAGTTTGTTCATTCATTAGATCCTTACTTGTCACATAATAACTCATGCTTTTTATCATCTAGTCACTAGTAAATCTTTGAATTGGAAAATATGtccaaataacattttaaactttaaataaaTTATAGCTGCTAATCTAATGAGAgcttttaatttagttttatattttcatatcagACGgctaaattattcaaattattcaaattattcaCACCGTTATTCGTCCTACAAGTGCCGTTCTCAAACCTTACTCAGAAGAACACAATCCACAATAAACCCCGTATAAAGATGGAAGATAATTCTAAATCCCATCGCACCATACGCGTATAAGTAGAGGGTCATCAAATATGCACTTCTGCGCGCTGATTGCTAATATGAAGCAAACCTGAAGAACAGCAAGCAGCAACACGAAGAAATCCACATTTCCTTTTCCGCTCGTCAATTAaaacattcatttatattttgCTTTGCAAGACACAAGCGCGGTGATTGGTTGGTTACCCATTGCCACGCCACTAGCCAACCACGAAACATTGgcgaaaaaaatcagaacccAAACAAACCCGTATCTGCATGAGATTCTCTTCGGCTAGTGTCGACCCGTTGCCAAGGCTAATTTTCCCCGCAATTGAGGTACTGGCAAGCACTGCCACGGTGTTGAGGCTTGATGGTTTCTTCATCCGGTTTATCTATGATCTATGCGAGCCGCGCATTGGGTACGACCTGCTCATCATGAAAGTCACGTGTCGTTTTCCTTATAGGAAGTGATTGTTGCGGGATCCGTTTTCGGACAAGTGGGTGGGAACGATAATGACATTCTAGCTCAAAAGGCCAGTGCAACGGAATAAACGGGGAGAATCAATTGTATTCGTACAAATGtgtatatttaattaacttcCGCCTTTTACGGAATTGTGGGAACATTATTTGAATGTGAAGTACATTCCACATCGCATAATATCTGGTCGCAATGGCAAAGCCGAACATGGATGAAAAAGAGGGTAATTTGAAAATGAAGTCAGAACTCGTATAAGAAGCGTTTTCAAGTATTAAAACGTCGTTATACATACATATTCAAAACTTTATTGATAATCattatgcttcaacaaaatAAAGACATACAAAACATACAATGCGCAAAATCATGTTTTCACGTTTTTCCGATGCAAACCCATGGCTTAcgaccagggttgttaatcgttaatttatcgttatcgccgataaagttgattgtgatcaacgttatcggttgctacgataacgatgaatcaactgaattattatcggagttcgataatttaacgtgagttaactcgataattttgcgataatggggttactagattacgcgaataaagcaggtgtaaaattttgacagaagccgagaatggAACAAATTGTTTGCAACTGATTAACCAGAGTTAATTTTCATTGAAGCGGGGCACTCTAGAATTAATGCTGAATGCCTGCAACTCTATGAAACGAAACAAAAGTGAGGTGTTCTGTAAGTTACGACAATATACCCCGGAGCAAATTCCAATGTTATAAATTTTAGTCTTTCCGTTCATGAATCAACAAATCGTCAGTCGATATGGTCGCTTACGattttccgattgcagaaaccAACAAGTGTGAAGTATGTCCCAATATCGACGACAGTTTATAGATTTGTAGGACGCCATTCATCAAGACTTACTCACCAGAcatatttataataaaaaataaatcaaaaattgtttCGTGATGAGAATTTCAATCAGAGACGAGCCAAGTTCAGGACAACAgttctagttttttttatcagaaaTAAAAAGCAAATACATTTAGTAATACAGCAGAAGGTAGAGACCTTCAGCTATATTCGATCAATGCTGGTGGCCtaagaaaattcaattttaacccttccttcttcctgtaaGCAAGAGTGTAACGCGTGCGTGATTGAAGCCAAAGGTTGTTTCAACACATTTTTTCAACGAACACTCCCCAACGATGTAACTTAATTCCTGACATGGTGTTCTTAATGATGGATCACAAACCTGCATATTTCCACAGCGAATTAATGTTGTCATGAGGGGTCATGTACGGAAACATGTGGCTGTAGAGTAGACCAAACAATGTTGTGCTAGAAATTTGGATCAACATATGCTTGAATTGGTGACATGATTGATTGTGTTATAACAAGACAGAAGAAAATTGATTTGTATTAAGAAATTTTCCATGTCattgagacaattttcaacAAGATACATGTTAGTTGATTTCCAGAAGAGTGTTTGTAGGCACTCTAATTGACAGTGAACGATTATATGAATGAATTAGACAACAGCAACACTTGCGATCGCACACATAAGGGCAATAAACATTAACATGCGCCGATAGATGATGCACACACGACCCATCTACGTATcataaattatcaaaatttatatAATAATCGTTTAACAAAAGCGATCGACACTCGATCAGCACGCGTCCATAGTGGCCCATTCTTCCATACATTATTTACTGGACGGCTACTTCCGTACCACGTGTGGTTTCTTAGGCATTGTTGATGCGGATGGCGCACTTCCAGCCAGCGCCTTAGAAATTACCTTCCGTGTGTCGTTGGTTCTGAAATTTAATCAGCCGCCATCAGTTCAGCCAGCGAAGTGGATATGCCTTGTTGTGGTTAATGAGCCACCCAGCCAAGTGAGAACACATCCGGTTGAGGAGGCATCTATCAGCTCATCATCGTCTGGCCGTGGTTCTTCAGCCCGAGTGATGGAAACTGGTATGTAGCTAGATCACTAATATTTCCTTGGTAAAGTGAGAGAAGCGATATAATCagcaaattttgaacaaaaaataataatctttGTCGCTCTTTTTTGCTtaaaaaatgtagtttggccatTACTTTCGAGCCCATAGTTCGAATCGTTCTATGTAGTTCGTTCAAGTTTGTTCGTAGTCTTTATTTCAAaatggatgtaaaattagataAACAACGCTAAGATTGCCATGATCGTTTTGGTCAACAGCCGCAGTTAATATAGGCAAAAGTCGATCGAAATGCCATCCGATTCGGGCCATTGCCAGCAGCAAAGATTTTACCTCCGCGATGAAGTCGTTCTGAATAATACTGCCAACCGTGCGTGGGTTATCATCCATGGGAACGTCTTCGACATTACGCCTCTGTTTGATGGAAATTCAACCGGCTCGCCGAAAAAGGTAAGCCAACCAGCTCATAATTAATGTGCTCCGTAATTTGCCGCCCGATTTCGGTTTAATGGTTCGCCGCAGATTCATCAACTTCTGCTTGCCTTTGCCGGTAAAGATTTGAGCGTTCACTTCGATGGCGCGGGCAGACCTGTCTATCGGATCAGTAAGGATGGCGTCAGGGTTCCGGAGTTTCCACCGGTCACCATTCGGAATGCAGCCACAGGGAAGCGTTGGTGGGATGATAAAAGTTTGAGCATCGGGAGGATCACAGCCCGGGAAAGAAAAATTAGAGTTATCAACAATCTTACGTTCAAGATACAAGAACTGACGGTATGCGAAGAAGACACTATTACGGATATTCAAAAGCGGTTGCATAGATTCAATGCGAATGCAAACGAATATACATGGCGGTCTAATATTGACAGGGTAGTTCACATTCGATAATTACCTAGCATATCATCCCTTTTAAATGATATTACATCTTTGCAACATTCCAGAATGATATAACAGGAGATTTACAGATTGATAAAACTCTAACCGAAAATGGAATCATGTACGACAACTATCCACCTCCGCCGATGATTTGGATTTTTTACCAGATACCGCCAAACAATTCGGAACAAATCAACGAAAGTGACGGCACAGTTTAAACCAAAGACGCTACATTCTGTCGGAAGTGAATGGTGTGCCGAATGTCATAAAAAGGTTTCATCCGAATGAAAACAAAAGACCTACACCAAGTAATTAGGAAAACGTCAGTTGAACGGAAAGTATGCGGTAGTCATTGCGCATAAACGGGTGCGTGGGTAAAAACTgtctcaaaattaaaatataatagaaattccagaaattctttcaccACCTCTTTCTCCGAGTTTTAGTTGAAGATGGTTACAGTTGGGAGAGCTCGATTTCCTTTGCTTTGTTCTCTGGTGGAATTTATTCCCACGCCTCCGCCGGTTGCGTTATATTTATGGTGTCGCCGAAAAGTGGCTTCACACAAGCAGTTTGCTCGTTTGTAAGTTAATTGCCCAAAATCCAAGTTTAAGCGTAGGTAGACGTAGAAAGCCCACAACAGGTATGATACGTTGtttagattatttaaaatccttgTCTGAATATGTctcttttaaaataaaatgatatttttatggtgCGCCTACAATATAAATCGATAGAAAAATTGTATACTTTAACTAGCCGCTGTCTTAGTGCGAATGCAAAGTATaaagtccaaaccaatccacctACAGTACCTTTTCTTACACTTCCGACAAGTCCCAATTGCTAATCTCtgtatatttttttaaccaAAAGACTTAAAATCGCATAACATTTAGGATTTAGactgaaaatatttgttcaaaaatattgaGTTTTATTGGCTCTAAGCGAAAACTACAGAATTTCAATTGGAATAGGACGcattgaatatattttggaattgGATATTGGGCTCCGGAGATACCTTTTCAATGTTCACACGCTCGAAATGTATCAAGTACAACACGCTCATTAGCCAGACCTTACAGATATGAGACTTGGGTCATACTCGAGGAGAACTATTTATAGGAAAACCTACAGTTTGACTACAGTTTGAGGctaaattaagaaattaataCTATATGGATAAAAATCGCCACAGACAAAACAACAAGTTTATTGTAAAAACGGATCAAATAAATGTATAACTGTTGAAATGTTTTAAGCATGTGCTGATAagtaattttatttatatttggtCGCAATTTAAAACTACGAAATCCAAAATGGTAGTCATTGAGAAATCCAATTTGGTGGATGATTTTAAAGTTAATCCAACCCATCCAAtccttatttgtcttatatgACAAAAGAAGAATAGCCAATTTTAAATGCTGTCATTTAAGGTTTGGGATGAGGGATAGAAACAAAATCTGCAGCTTTAGCAGACCTTTTTCTTTCACAGAATcaatttttgtcaaatttttgttatgccaaatgacccatttgtTACAGTTCAAAAATATGCTTAAtttccgttatgccaaatagcctttatgccaaatgagtATTACCGAATGACCCAGACCCaggtacgtgattggttggattACCGATTTTTAACAGTGCTTGgcaaaattcaatttttgaatagtTCAGCGCCTATAATAGATTGTGTTTAATAGTTGAGCAAAATCCTAAAGAGTTCATAGATCGATTAATAACAAGGCCTCACAGACCTCAAGACATAATGATTGATAAATCTGCTCACGTTCGGGATGTGCTCTCTTGAATGGCATTGGAAAGCCAGGTCAGCTGCTTTGAATAGCTCGATGGATTCCTCCTGTAGCATGCTCGCTTCACCACTATACCGATGACGAGTCATTGCGCAGTTGCGTCTTCCACTGCATACTAACTGTTACGTCTACTGGCAGCACTGGTTGAGTGTACATCTCGCCTCATCATACCTATAAGTCAAATGACTGACAGTTGCGCCAGGACGGATGTACAATAGAAGATAGGATATGATATTTGCAAGTCACTTCGGATCGTAATCAGTCGGTCTTACAGTCGGCGAATATCACACGATTCATATTCGCCGCCGGATCCTGGTGACGGATTCGTTGGCAGTATTAGCTTGGATTCAGTCACATCACTGCCGATATCGACAGTTCGTTGCGTTCAGAGTAGGAGAAATCCTAAGCAAAACGAAAGCAGTAGAGTGGAGATGGGTCCCAACCAACCATGATGAGGCTGATGAGGCCACACAGTGGGAGAAAGGCCCTAGTACGAATACTAAGTCCCGCTGGTTTACGGGACCAGATTTCTTGTACATGCAAGAAGCCACACCACCTATAACGGACGAAGAGCTGCGGCTTAGCTTGGTCCATCACGGAAGAGTTACTCCTGACATCATCGACTGGCAGAAGCTCTCCAAATGGGAAAGCCTTCTTAGTACACCGTTCGCGGATGTACACCGCTTCATAAATAACTGTCGTCTTCGTATTAGTAAGCATCCAACTACCGAGTAGTTGACAAAAGAGGAACTGCAACAAGCTGAAAACAGTGTGTGGCGGATGGCACAAGCTACAGCATATCCGGAAGAAGCCggtgtgggccaaagtcctCTATGTCTGTAGTAGTCGaaaaaaaacgtaaacattgccaCCCACAGTGGGTGGGCGGAAtgaaacgtcacgtctgttataaaaattgtactgaGTATGCCAGACGTGATGTCACATTTGGCCATCTTCGGCaacccagctgagagtttctctctCGATAGAGCGAATTTTCGTTAAACAAATACTACTTTGGGGTTTGGcccacacctgtagtaaagcacatcggGTTGCGCTATTTACGTGCTTGACAATCAGGGTAGTTCACCTTGGAATCGTCCATACGCTATGAAATCATGCAAGATAGCAGTTCGTCGCTTCGTCCCATCGGCAAGACGGCAAAGTTCGCCAGGCAGATGTACAGACAACGGGTGGATTATTCCAGCAACCTGTAACTAAGTTGGCAGTGCTTCAGGTACAAGAAGGATGTAACGCACTGAGCCCTGCGGAACCGGATGTGCATTACGGTGGGGAGGATGTTGCGTGTACTGGCAGCACTGACCGAGTGTACATCTCGCCTCATCATACCTATAAGTCAAATGACTGACAGTTGCGCCAGGACAGATGTACAGTTGAAAAAAGGATATGATATTTTCAAGTCACTTCGGATAGTAATCAATTTAAGCTGCTCGTGAAAATTTTTTCCGTATATATTATCACAGCATTTGATATACATATATTACGTGAACACCACTTGTTGTAAGTTAAATGCATATAATGAATTGTAATTAGAttataaaacaaataattgaaCTATTAGGTTGACGCTAGTTCACAAATAAGAAAACGCTGTCTAACTGAGAACTGCTATTCATGCTGAGACACCGTTTCTGTAAGTGTGTAAAATGTAACCTCTAGAAATGGTTAACTGAACTCATCTCCCCTTTAAACTGTCAATAGAACTACGCATATTGTTCTCAACTATAGACCAGTTGAACCAGAAGTACATAATATTATACGATTATCGGTAGATTATTAATTAATGAACTCAATATAGCTTCAAGATCTACGTCACACTAGCATCGGGCGTTTCTCTGAAGAGGTCAAGAGAAGAAAATCCAACACTAACGTCACACGCTCATGATAGAATCACAACCAGCTCATCACCACTCACTCCTCATATTTTCCGAATAATCAACAatagagtacggaccggaaccatcggcgaagaccactgtgaCGAAAAGGGAAtaggaaactcggttcgtggaactgctaatctctcaacttcattggGAACACATGCATagtcgccgatgtgctcaaggccGTGGATTTggtatcgtagcgctgcaggaggtttgttgtaagggatcaatggtgcgaacgtttagaggtaaccataccatctaccagagctgcggcaacacacacgaacagctgggaacagctttcatagtgatgggcgatatgcaaaggtgaCCGATTAATGAGATAATGTATAGTTTGAGGagcaaaggccggttcttcaacttcactataatcaacgtccatagcccacacccCGGAAACACTGATGataataaggacgcattctggaacgtgagtacgacaactgcccaagccacgtcatcaaaatcatcataggagatttagACGCT comes from Armigeres subalbatus isolate Guangzhou_Male chromosome 2, GZ_Asu_2, whole genome shotgun sequence and encodes:
- the LOC134216158 gene encoding cytochrome b5 domain-containing protein 1; this encodes MPSDSGHCQQQRFYLRDEVVLNNTANRAWVIIHGNVFDITPLFDGNSTGSPKKIHQLLLAFAGKDLSVHFDGAGRPVYRISKDGVRVPEFPPVTIRNAATGKRWWDDKSLSIGRITARERKIRVINNLTFKIQELTVCEEDTITDIQKRLHRFNANANEYTWRSNIDRNDITGDLQIDKTLTENGIMYDNYPPPPMIWIFYQIPPNNSEQINESDGTV